The Proteiniborus ethanoligenes genome includes the window TAATCTTAAAAAAGTATTAAAGGATAAGGGATTAAATACTGCCGTAGGTGACGAAGGTGGATTTGCACCAAATCTTAGTTCAAACGAAGAAGCCTTGGCTACTATTGTAGAAGCAATTAAGAAAGCTGGATATAAGCCTGGAGAAGATGTGTTATTAGCATTAGACGTTGCAGCCACAGAAATGTATAATAAGGAAACAAAAATCTACACATTAGCAGGAGAAGGAAAGGAGTTTACTTCTGCAGAAATGATAGAATTCTATGCAAGCTTAGTAGAAAAATATCCAATAGTGTCCATAGAAGATGGTTTAGATGAAGATGATTGGGAAGGCTGGAAAGCATTAACTGAAAGACTTGGAGAAAAAATACAGCTTGTAGGAGACGACCTATTTGTAACTAATACAGAAAGGTTAGAAAGAGGAATCAAGACAGGGGTAGCTAACTCAATACTAATTAAGCTTAATCAAATAGGAACTATTACAGAAACACTAGATGCTATAGAAATGGCTAAAAGAGCAGGCTATACATCAGTAATTTCACATAGATCAGGTGAAACTGAAGATTCAACAATAGCAGATTTAGTGGTGGCCGTAAATGCAGGTCAAATAAAAACTGGTGCACCTTCAAGAACAGATAGAGTTGCTAAGTATAATCAGTTGTTAAGAATAGAAGATATGCTTGGAGAAACTAGCCAATACAAAGGCAAGGAAGTATTCTATAATATAAAAAATAGATAGTATTATTAAATGTGAATTATTAACTTAAAAAAGCCGAATAATATTAATGAAATTTTGTTAATATTATTCGGCTAATTGGCTTAAAAAAACAAATACATGTTGATTTTATAGGCTTACTGTGTTAAAATTATTGTGTTTATGACAGGACAGGAGGTGGGGAGAGATGACTATATTATTTTATATTTTAATAGTGATAGCAAGTTTAGCTCTTATTGCTAGTATATTATTGCAATCAGGAAAAAGCGCAGGACTATCTGGAAGTATAGGTGGTGGTGCAGAGAGTATTTGGGGTAAAAGCAAAGGAAGAAGTTATGAAGGGATACTTAGCAAAGTAACTACTGTTTCTGCAATAGTATTCGTGATATCAGCTTTAGTTTTAACTGCGTTGCAGTAATTATATAATCAGCAAGGAGGAAAAATACAAATGGATAGTATGTTATATGTAGTGCCAGTCGTTGGAGTAATTGCTTTATTATTTGCTTTTTATAAGGCTACTACAATTAATAAAGTTGACGCTGGTACTGATAGAATGAAAGAAATAGCATCCTATATAGAAGAAGGAGCAATGGCTTTTCTTTCAAGAGAGTACAAGACATTAGCAATATTTGTTGTAGTGTTGTTTATTATTTTAGCAATAGGAATAGACCCATTAACTGCTGTAAGCTTTTTAATAGGAGCAGTTTTTTCAGCTTTAGCAGGATTTTTTGGTATGAAGGTGGCTACAAAAGCCAATGTTAGAACTGCTAATGCAGCTAAAGAAGGTGGAATGAACAAAGCTTTAAACGTA containing:
- the eno gene encoding phosphopyruvate hydratase, with translation MTMITDIYAREILDSRGNPTVEVEVWTESDSFGRAAVPSGASTGAFEAVELRDNDKERYLGKGVMEAVNNVNNIIAPEIIGMDAIDQVAIDMKLIELDGTHNKGKLGANAILGVSMAVAKAAANALGLPLYQYLGGVNAKALPVPMMNILNGGEHADNNVDIQEFMVMPVGALNFREALRMGAEIFHNLKKVLKDKGLNTAVGDEGGFAPNLSSNEEALATIVEAIKKAGYKPGEDVLLALDVAATEMYNKETKIYTLAGEGKEFTSAEMIEFYASLVEKYPIVSIEDGLDEDDWEGWKALTERLGEKIQLVGDDLFVTNTERLERGIKTGVANSILIKLNQIGTITETLDAIEMAKRAGYTSVISHRSGETEDSTIADLVVAVNAGQIKTGAPSRTDRVAKYNQLLRIEDMLGETSQYKGKEVFYNIKNR
- the secG gene encoding preprotein translocase subunit SecG, coding for MTILFYILIVIASLALIASILLQSGKSAGLSGSIGGGAESIWGKSKGRSYEGILSKVTTVSAIVFVISALVLTALQ